From the Fuerstiella sp. genome, the window GAGTGTCCCAAACTGCTTCCGCATCGCAGGAATAGCCAGGAGATTAATATTCTTCGGTTCAGCAGGATACTGAGACACACACTGCATCAGCGTAACTGCACACGAACTGTTTTCAAACGCTTCCAAAGCCTGTTTAATTTCCATTTCTCCAGCCATCCCGGTGGAAATAATGACAGGTTTTCCGGTGAGTGCGATGTGTCGAAGCAACGGAACATTTGTGATATCACCCGACGCCACTTTATAAAAAGGAGTCCCAATACGTTCCAAAATATCGACTGACGGAGGATCACCGGGAGTACAGAAGTAAATCAGACCGATAGCCTGTGCATATTCCTTCAACTCCCGGTGCTGCGATTCATTAAGTTCCAGAAACTCCCGGTGCCGACCATAAGTTTCTCCGAAAGAGTTTGGCCCTGTGTAGGGGCGGTCGTAGGCTTCTTCCGTTAACGTCCAGCTAATATCACGCTTCTGAAATTTGACGGCATCGACAGAACATCGAGCCGCAAGATCAATCAGTTTCTTCGCCAGATTTACCTGCCCATTGTGATTCTGACCAATTTCAGCGATCACAAAACAGGGACATCCGTCACCCACTTCCCGACCTGCCAGACGAACCCGAATCTGGCCAGGCTGAATCGGGCCGATACCAGTATTCCGTTCAGTGTCGAGCCAGCGATAACAGTCATCAAGCATGACTGACGACGGGTCACCGGAACGCAGTTCTGATATCATCGATTCGAATTCATCCAGCTGATCACGTCGATCAATTGTGAACCGATTGTCATATTCCGGTCGCAGACCTTCGAAATCGGAACTCTCTGTATTGACGTCAAATTCACCTGCATGACGTCGAATCCAAGTTGTGACATGCTCACGATCCCACGCTTGTTCAGCGCGTCGGCCCATCTGTCGAAGACATGCCACGCGTATAAGCTCCGGAACCATTTTGGAGAGACCGTCGATGTGGGTATAATCCGCATTCGCCTGCTGATGTCGTTCCAGCAGTCGGGCACTCCGGGTGCGATCGTACAGTGGATTGTCTGCGGTGAATCGAGCTACGACGGAAGTTTCTGAAAGCTGTGAAGCAGCGTCGACAAAACGTTGTAACACGTCCTCACTGTCTCCCCGCAGGACACTGACTCCACAGGTTTCTGCAAAAGCTGCAATCGGATCGTCTGCGGCTTCTACGCTGGTTGCCACAACGATCTTTGTAAAAAAATCCATCTTCTGGACGCGCTGTATCACCCACTTCAAAAGTGGAATTCCGGAAACCGCCATCAAAGACTTTCCACGGAGACGAGTACTCAGCATTCTCGCCTGAATGACCGCAATGCATTCTGTCTTAGACATTCTCTGAACTTCTCTCCACTGAGCACTGTTGCTGCCGGTGTGTCACCAGTCCCGCAGTTGCCCTGCCCTGCCCTGCCCTGCTCAGTCGACAGCTGAAAAATTGAAACCCGGGGTGTCAACAAAAAACAACTGCGCGAACGCAGCTGCCAACATCTTGAGTATTCGGCCTCCGGACAACATTGTCGTTCAACGTTTGAAACTACAGGCTCGTGACATTCAGTTGAAAGGCAGTTGACTGGCGACGTCGCCCGATTTTGACGGTGTGTTCCGTATACGCAAAAATACAGCCACGATCTGCGAGACGTCTGGACGATTCTCTGAACTGGGGCATCAGTCACTAAAAACGTTCGACCTGAATTGATTGGAATGCAGAAGTTATCGTGTTGACGATCTGACCAGTTCCGAGTCGTGATCGACCATTAATTTGATCAATTCCTCGAAATCCACGGTATGTTTCCAGCCCAGTCTGTGCTGTGCCTTACGGGGGTTTCCAAGCAATTGACAAGCATCTGCGGGGCGTCGGAAACTCTCATCAATTCTGACGTAGTCCTGCCAACGCAGGCCGGCATGGCTGAAAGCGATGTTCAGCAGGTTTCGAATCGAGCGGGAAACTCCCGTAGCAAGAACGTAGTCATCGGGCACATCCTGCTGCAGGATTTTCCACATTGCGTAGACATAGTCTTTGGCATAGCCCCAGTCGCGATCGGCATCCAGATCGCCAAGCGACACGGACTCCTGCAGTCCGGCACGGATCCGTGCGGCTGCCAGGGTCACTTTGCGTGTAACAAAGTTTTCGCCACGGCGTGGTGATTCATGATTGAAGCAGATGGCATTACAGAAATAGAGACCATGTGATTTACGGTAGACCCGTGTCATCTGAGTCGCAAACGACTTGGCACAGCCGTACGGAGAATTTGGACTGATGGGCGTAACTTCATCCTGCGGACTAACTGACGGTGATCCAAAGATTTCGCGACTGCTGGCGTGAAGAAACCGCGGAGGATTCGGCTGATCACGAAGGATCTCGAGAATCCGCAGCGTTCCCATTGCTGTTAGATCACAGGTGCTTTCGGGTATTTCAAAGCTAAGGCCAACATGCGATTGTCCTGCAAGGTGATAGAACTCCCCAGGCTTTACCTGAGATACGATGCGACGAATCGTGGTGGGGTCGGACAGGTCAGCGTAGTGGAGAAACAGTCGCTGATTGTAAACTGTTTCATCTGCGTACAAATGGCTAAGACGAGATCGATCCAGGGTGCTGGACCGACGGACTAACCCGTGAACTTCGTAGCCCTTTTTCAGCAGGAGTTCAGTGAGATAAGACCCGTCCTGTCCGGTAATTCCCGTGATCAACGCGGTTAGTGGCACGTCCGCCCTTTTCTTTGTGGCATTTTGACTTCATTCAGGCCCGATTGTTCAACACGATTGCCTCACGCCGTGCGAGTTCCAGATCATGTTCGACCATCAGGTGAGCCAGTTCCTCGAGTGTTGTTTTCGCTTTCCACCCCAATGCCGTTTGTGCTTTTGACGCATCGCCCAGCAGCAAGTCTACTTCCGCTGGACGGAAGTAGCGGGGATCAACTTCAATGAACTCATCCGGATCCAGTTCTAACTGTTCGAATACCAGTTCTGCAAAACGTCGCACCGTTTGTGTCTCTCCGGTTGCCAGCACAAAGTCCTGTGGGGTCTCGTGCTGGAGCATGAGCCACATTCCATGGACATAGTCCTTTGCATATCCCCAGTCGCGTCTGGCATCAAGGTTGCCGAGAAACAATTTTTCCTGGAGGCCAAGTTTTATGCGTGTTGCAGCTCTGGTGATTTTGCGGGTGACGAAAGTTTCGCCACGTCGAGGGCTTTCGTGGTTGAACAAAATGCCGTTGACAGCAAACAGGTCATAGGATGCACGATAGTTGATTGTTTGATGAAAGGCATATACCTTTGCACAGGCATAGGGGCTTTGAGGGCGAAAGGGTGTTGTTTCCGTCTGAGGTGTTTCAATGACATCCCCGAACATTTCACTGGAAGATGCCTGGTAGACTTTGACTGTCTTGCGTTTGTGCAGCTGGCGAGCAGCTTCAAGAACATTGAGAGCACCTGCGCCGGTCGCCTGCAGCGTGTAGGCTGGCTGGTCAAATGACACGCGAACATGGCTCTGCGCACCAAGATTGTAGATCTCATCGGGTTCGAGATCGAGCACCAGATTCGTCAGTCCCTGACCATCGGTGAGGTCTCCATAGTGCAGATGAAACTGCACTCCTTCTGAATGCGGATCCCGGTAGATGTGATCAATCCGTTCGGTTCCAAAGGTACTTGATCGACGGACGAGGCCATGAACTTCATAGTCCTTTTCGAGAAGCAGTTCGGCCAGATATGACCCGTCCTGTCCTGTCACCCCGGTAATAAATGCTCTTCGCCTCATTGTGGTTTCCTTACTCTTTTCCGGGCCGCAAATCTTTAAATCATTATGTTCAGCGTCTGAGAGTGTCTGCCGAGTCACCACAATTCACCGATGGATCGCCGTGACTTCAGATTGATGTGACCTGGTTGTTGAAATCCCTTCGCCGGAGCATGACACAGTCCCATGTTCCAGTGTTGTGCATTCGTTTGTCAAATTCGACTGAATTCGGTTTCCTGGAGTCTGCAATGGATTTGGTTACGCCCGACCCAAAATTCTTTCCGGGTTCCCTGATTTGTTCGGACGGGCCGAACAGAGAATTCCGCATCCGCGATTGAAATAAATCTGCGCAAACTCCGTACCCCTGGGTGACAACCCAGATCACAACTTGAGTCCAGGATTCCTGGATTTGCAGAGGGACAGTGCAAAAGGAAACTACCTTCCGGATGTGCCCCAAGCAAGCTAAATCGTTCACCAACGTCAGTTCAAATCCTTCCCGAAACATTATTCTTCAACTGGTCTTGCGGTCATTGATTCCTTGATACCGCAGCACTGTACCCGATCAGCAGTGTCTCTTGGAATTCTTGTTGGTACCGCTAGACTAGCGAACACCGCTCCTATAGCTCAATTGGCAGAGCAACTGACTCTTAATCAGTAGGTTCAAGGTTCAAGTCCTTGTGGGAGCATCGGTTTTTACCGACTTTCGGCTATGGGCCACAAACTGACATTTTGCTGGTGTCACCCAGAGTGTTAGTTGGATCGTCCGGTTCGGCCCTTGTTTCATTAGTCCGGGCGGCATCGCAGCCGTTGAGGTCGGTGGCGGTACCGATTCTTGTGATGCATCACCTCTTTCATCGTTGAGCCTCATCGATGTAACTGGCCGGCCGCCGTTAGCTGAATGACAATGACAGTTGCCGGATCCTGCGCCTCTTCTCGACAATTATTTTGAATGACGTACGAGTTCTTGCGTTTGCCGGGTCGAAGTCCGGGCTGACGCTGGCCAACATCTCGGTTTGGTGGGGTCTTCCCGAGAAGAACAAAGAGATCCGAGCCATTTTTTCTTTTTATTCGTTGATGATGACCCGACATCAGATGGTGGACCAATGCCCCGGTATTGCCGGGAACAAAACTGTTATCGCTTCCGTGTTAGGTTCGATCACCGTTCCGTTGTAGGGCGGCTGGTTAGCACTTGCCAGGTTCCTGAGAACAAGAGATGCTCGATTCGTATGACTGTATTATTGTGGGCGGTGGTGGTGCAGGACTTGCGGCTGCTTACTCTGCTGCTTGCCAGGGAGCATCCGTGGCTCTGCTGGAGCGGCGTCCACAACCGGGTGGTACGACGGGGATTGCAGTTGGCTCATTTACTGCGGCGGGGACGCGCTGGCAACAGCGGGCAGGAATTGATGACAATCCGGAAGACCATGAAGAGGATGTGTCCCTCTTTGCGGACCGGGAGCTCGAGGCTCGCAACAACCAGCCCCTGCGCCGGTTCTTTCTTGAACATGCTGCTGAGACTCTGCACTGGCTCCAGGAAGAACTTCGCCTGAACTATGTCGGTCCCAGTCCCGAACCACCAAACCGTTGCTCACGCATGCACAATGTTGTGCCCGGGGCCAAGGCCTACGTGGTGAGGTTTCAACTGGCATTACGCCGCCTTGGTGCTACGGTCATCACCGGTGCGGTGGTCACTCAGTTACTTCGGGAGAATGACAGGATCAGTGGTGTGGAATTCCACCAGGGAGGAAAACAGTATCAGCTGCGGGCCCGCAGAGGAGTTCTCCTGGCCACAGGAGACTATGCAAACAACCCGGAAATGATCGCTCGATACAAGGGGGAAGAATATCGGGAGATCGAAGGAATTAACCCCCATGCCCTCGGACTCGGACACCAACTGGCCGAGCAGGTGGGGGCCAGACTGGTCAACATGGACATCACGTACGGACCTGAATTGCGGTTTCTTCCAGGTTCACGCAGACCGTTTCAGCAGTGGCTCCCGACAAGTGGCGCAGCCTTCCGTTGTATGGGATGGCTTGCCGAACGTATGCCGGGATGGATGATCAACCATTTTATCAAGCGACTGCTGGTAACCTGGCAACATCCCGAGGATGGTCTTTTTCAGGATGGTGTGATTCTCCTGAACACGCGAGGGCAGCGGTTTGTCAACGAACTCTCGTGGCCGGAAAGAGAAATTGCCGTGGCTCGCCAGCCGGATAAGATCTCCTATCTGCTGCTCGACGGCCGGCTTTGTGAGAAATATTCTCACTGGCCCAAGTTCATTTCCACGGCACCTGATATCGCTTATGCCTACATTGAAGATTACCTGCGCCTGCGACCGGACGTTACCCTCCGCAGTACGCGGCTTGAATCAATTTGCCAGCAACGAGCGATCGATCTCCCTGGACTGAAGTCCACCCTTAACGAGTTTAACAGACACGTCCGTGATGGAACTGTTGATTCCTTTGGCAGGCCGGCGGCGGAATTCCCTCTGGATACAGGTCCTTGGGTTCTGCTTGGACCGGTCAAGGCTTACTTCACAACAACCGAGGGAGGGGCAGCGATTAACCAGCGATTCCAGGTACTGGATCGGCAGGACCAGCCCATCCCCGGCCTTTTTGCTGCCGGTCAGGCAGGACTTGGCGGCATGGTGCTCTGGAGTCACGGCCTGCATATCGGATGGGCGATGACAAGTGGGCGTCTTGCCGGGACAGAAATGGCTGCCAAAAGCTAGAGGCTCCTGTCTCCTTACAGAGCTTCTCGCATCACGGTGGCACCAAGCAACTTCCGTTCGGATGTGTGCCCGATCATGGTCTGGTTGATCTGGATTCCCGGCTCGTTGAGTACATCACAACCATGCTCCATCATCTCCTTGTTTGTGGGCGAATAAAACCACTTCTGACACCACCAATTCTTGAAGTAGTTTCACGTCCATCGCTGCTAAAGCCTCATCATTTCTCGCCCTGACTGAGGTGCATTGGCAACAAAGTTTGTTCCTGTTTCGACACAGGGGTCAGGTGTTTTTACCCTCAGGTGCATTCAAATTTGACACAATTGCAGGCTCGGTGTCCTCACTGACATCCTGCAAGGTTTTGTACTTTTTGTAGTGTGGATAATCCCGATAGTCATAGTAGTGATAGCTTGCGTAGCCGTAGCCATATGCATCTGATTCTTCAACTCCATTGACCACAATTCCGGCCATGTTCGCGCCGATATCCCGCAACTGAGCCAACGCACGCCGTCCGAGTTGTCGGGTATGGCGACTCAACCGCATACACATGATTACTGTATCAACTCGAGGTGCCACGCTTTTGGAATCGGTCACGGCCAGCACCGGTGGTGTATCGATGACAACGTATTCATATTGTTGTCGCAAACTGTCAAGCAATATTTCGTATTCCGGTCGGGTCAACAGTTCCGCCGGATTTTCGGGAACTTTTCCACACGTTATAACGCTCAAGTCATTGATATCTGTACTTTGAATCGCGTCAGCCAGTTCTAACTCTTTCTTCAAGACGTTAACTATCCCTTTTGTATTGGGAATACCCATAATTGTGTGCACATTTGGCCTTCGAAAATCACTTTCAACCAGAATTGTTTTCTTGCCGGATTGAGCCAGTGAAATAGCCAGATTGGTTGCTAATGTTGACTTCCCGTCACCCGCTGCCGGACTTGTGATCTGTAGTACCCGCCGTGGATGTTCTGAAGCCGCAAAATAAACGGTTGTGCGAATTGATCGGAACGCTTCAGCTGTTCGGGATTGCGGTGAATGAGCACAAACTAAAACCGGATTGACATCGCTGGACGCGATATTGCTGTCGTCTCTTTCTTCATCGATTTTCAGATAGGGGATATGACCAAGGATTGGGAGCCCAAATTCCTTAATTACGTCTTCCGGCTTTCGGAATCGCCGATCCGCCATTTCGATCAGGTAACCAAGCGTCAGCCCGGCGAGCAGTCCCAAGACACTGCCGAAGCCTAGAAATCTGTACAGAATTGGGTATACAAGAACACCGGATGACGCTGGCATAATAACGGTGGCCCGCACGCCGCTCATGTCCTTGTTCAATTCGGTTTGGCCGATCTTTGAGGCAATACTGATGTATTGTTCCTGCAGGCGATCGACTTTGCGTCGAAGACGCAGTTCGGCCTGTTCATCCTTGCTGACCAGTTGAGCCTGACTTTCGGCGGCTGTGGCCAGTTCCCTCAGCGCAGAACGCTGATTATGCAGTTGCTCCAGTTCATGACGAAGTGCCTTCTGATAGACTAAGAGATAGTCCACTTCCAGTTCAGAATCGACTGGTGCTGCGACAGATTCAGGATCTGATTCCGAGTTCGGAAACAGATCTTCGATTCGTGCATGTTCCCGCTGTACCAGGTCAATTCGCTTACGTATTGCACGGAGTTTGGGATGGTCCGGGCCCACTTTTTGTTCGATGATTGCTGCTTCCACAACGAGGGGCAGCAAAGCTTCGGACAGTCGGCGTTCGCTCTCAATGTTTTTTTCTTGCCGACGCTGTCGAAACGTATTCGTCGTGGTTTCGCCTTGCCCTTCCCTCCCGATGAAAAGCAGTAACGCATCGCGCTGTCCGCTATCCTGCAACTTTTGATTGAACAAACCAAGGCGGGAACTCATTTCCGCTTCCGTGATGTCCAGCTGAGATATCTGTCCGTTGAGGACACTTAGGCGACTTCGTGACTGGTCACTGTTGCCGGTCGCCAGTATCCGGGACCGCTGCATGAAGTCTTCGTAATCCTTTTCTGCGGCAACCAGACGGGCTTCTATCTCACTACGGTCATTTTGCAGTATGTTGGTCAGTTTCTCTGACTCAGAGGCGTATGTTGACTTTTGTCGCCTGATGTATTCGTCCACCACCGCATCGGCGATTCGTGTGGCATCGTATGGATTTGGTCCTGTGAACTGGAGTTCGATGATGCCCTGCGAGAGCTGCATAATCGACAGCCCACCGGACATCACGAGCATTGCTTCGTCTTCAGGTATATCGCGAAGAGTCTCCAGCTTTGACAGATTGTGGATTTTGTACGCTGGTCGCAGGACATGTGGGCTGGGGATGACGAAACTTGCATCGGCCAGCATGTCTTTACTGAGCATTCCGTCAAATATTCTTTCACTTGTCCGCTGAATGACCTCCATTCGTGCGGTTGAACGATATTGAGGGACTTTCTGCTGGTAGAGAAGGTAGGCGAGACCTGCGCCAAAGACTGCAAACACGACAACAAATGACTTGCGACGCCTGAGAAAACCCCAGATGTCGAGACCGGTTTCTCCGGCCTCCGGTCCTTCCAGGGCAGACCATGGATTGTCAAAGTTCTGATGCAAAGAATTGCTGCCTCTGATGGTTTGCATTCCTTGAGTCCGGTTGCAGAAGTACACCTCAGTGTCGCAAGGCACTGATTCTTACCATGCAGGAACAACAAATCCATAATCAGTTGGTGTTGTCATGAAGTCAAAATATATTGGCCGAACCGAAAAAGTTGGTTCATCATTTTACAAAACTATTAATTTTTGATGCCAAATTCTGTCATCGTTCCGGGAAGGAGGGTTTCACCATCTGTTGTCGTTTGCGTTTGATTGCCCGGATTCTCCGTGCCGCCGATAGATTTCCGGAATCAATTCGCAGGACTTCATACCATTGATCTTCGCTGTCACTCAGGCGATTTGCAGTGAAATAGGCCGTTGCCAGTTCCTGATGGAATTGAATGGTGTCGGGCTGTCGGTGGACACACTGTTCCAGCCACTGGATCCTGTCATCGAGATTGCCAAGATGACGAAGATGGCCGGCCCGGAGCTGCTGGTACTCCTTGGTGGGTGGTAACTGCCGGTAATTCCAGAACTCAGCCGCCTGCGTACGCAGACGATCTGTCAGTTCTCCCAAAGATCTTGATTGAGTGAGTGCAATGACGGCCTGAGCGTATGTTGTCGGACCAAAATTCTCGAATCCATCATTAAGAGCGTTAGTCATCGAGTAGACGGAAAGGATTTGGTATCGCAACGATTCATCGGAGTTTAATGCGTGTTGCCAGATGGAAACGGCCTTTGATGGCCGACCGTTCCTCAACATTAACTCGCCCAGTTCCAGGCCAAGTTTGCTTTTAGTGGGTTCAATAAATCGAGCGCGTGCCTGAAGTTCATTCACTTGGTCTAGACGTGTCGATGCTGCTTCCCACCTTGCTGTTCGCCGAAATACTCCGCCCGGAAAAGGAATTCGACTAACCAGCCGCTGTGAATGTTTCACAATTCCCGATTCGTCCAGGTACATCTCAAGAACGTTCCTTAGGTATTGTTGTCTGTCTGGTTCGTCTCGAAGTGAATCAATCCGCCGAGCAATCCCAAGACACGACGTTTGTGTCCACGCTGTCTGAAATTGTTCAGGGTTAGCAAGTTCGGGTAAACCTTTCAAAAACTGTGAACGAGTGATATCGCTTAGCAGCCTGGACACCAATTCGTGAGTTTGCGCATCGTCTGAGCGATGTCTCAGGGCAAGCCTGGCCTGATTGAGCAGCTTTTCCCGTGCTTCGATTGCGTTCCACGATAGAGGCAGTGATTCCACTTTCCGACCATCGATCACAATGAGGTAACATTTGTGCGCTGCCAGTAGGTCGCCGGTAAACGAGACAGTGCCAGTGATGAGGGCGAAGCGTGCTGCCCATGACAAAATTCGTCCAGATGGGCGAAAATCGATCTGCTTATCAGGGTTCTGCATGGCTGACAACATCGAGACGAGTACTACAAACAGCGATGATGCAGCCGGCATGCCAGCGCCGAAATCGACCAGCGCTGTTACCATCTGAGAAACGGTGGCAAACAGGAGGACCACTCCGACGGACGACACAAAACCTCGTGTCCTGCCGGCAATGGACCGACGTGTTGTGCAAAAAGCGAGAACCAGAGTCGGAAGTCCGATCATGAGCAAGGCAATGCCTCCAGCAATGCCGGCATCAACCAGAATTTCAATGTACTGATTGTCGGCATGTTGAAACCAAACACCTGCATCCCGAGTTTGATAAGGCAGCGTTGTGTAGCGATATGCCCCTAACCCTCCACCGAAGACTGGAAAGTCTGCGACAACGTTCAGTGAATCACGCCAGTGCTGAATGCGAACCAGAAGTTCTCCGGCCGGGTCTTTTAGCGTTGAGAGTTCCAGTGCGGCTGTCTGATCCAGACTCAGAAACACCATGAGACTGTAGGTCAGAGTTCCGCCAACCATCACCACGATTAAAATTGCCGTCAGTCGCCGTTTCTGTGAGCGTGCCAGAATTGTCACGACAAATGCGACGGCAGTCGCCAAAATTCCTCCCCGCGACCGCGTTGCTATAACTGCGCACGTAATCAATGCTATAGAGAACCACACAAGAATCTGTTGCAGATTCAAGGTAGCTACATAACGAACAGCTCCGGAAAATACTCCCGGGGTTCGGTCATGAAAGTGTCCGCGGGCGGCAAATGACGTGTCAAGCTGCAGAACGAGCAATCCAATGGAGGATGCCAGGCCCAGTGTCAACCAGCCTGCTGCATTGTTGGAGTTGATGAAGGTTGCGAATGGCGTTCCCAGTCCCGTCCACCATTGATCCTGAATCAGAAATAGTGTGTTCTGAAACGACTGAACAATACCTAAAAGAGACAGTATTGATGCATTCGCCGTAAACACAGCAAGGCTTGCTGCCACGGTTTGACGCGTTCGAATCTGTTCGAAGGCAGTTATTGCCAGCAGCATTAATGACGTAAG encodes:
- a CDS encoding N-acetylneuraminate synthase family protein; translation: MSKTECIAVIQARMLSTRLRGKSLMAVSGIPLLKWVIQRVQKMDFFTKIVVATSVEAADDPIAAFAETCGVSVLRGDSEDVLQRFVDAASQLSETSVVARFTADNPLYDRTRSARLLERHQQANADYTHIDGLSKMVPELIRVACLRQMGRRAEQAWDREHVTTWIRRHAGEFDVNTESSDFEGLRPEYDNRFTIDRRDQLDEFESMISELRSGDPSSVMLDDCYRWLDTERNTGIGPIQPGQIRVRLAGREVGDGCPCFVIAEIGQNHNGQVNLAKKLIDLAARCSVDAVKFQKRDISWTLTEEAYDRPYTGPNSFGETYGRHREFLELNESQHRELKEYAQAIGLIYFCTPGDPPSVDILERIGTPFYKVASGDITNVPLLRHIALTGKPVIISTGMAGEMEIKQALEAFENSSCAVTLMQCVSQYPAEPKNINLLAIPAMRKQFGTLVALSDHNPGIITGVAGAAIGAFALEKHITLSRAMPGTDHAAALEESGLKRTVSYIRTVEEAMGTGKKEFNPVAQAAREKITHSLVSREPIFAGNVLTEHQLVLKSSGTGISWTDRDRILGKVAKNDIPAHVLLQESDFEQQE
- a CDS encoding GDP-mannose 4,6-dehydratase, with amino-acid sequence MPLTALITGITGQDGSYLTELLLKKGYEVHGLVRRSSTLDRSRLSHLYADETVYNQRLFLHYADLSDPTTIRRIVSQVKPGEFYHLAGQSHVGLSFEIPESTCDLTAMGTLRILEILRDQPNPPRFLHASSREIFGSPSVSPQDEVTPISPNSPYGCAKSFATQMTRVYRKSHGLYFCNAICFNHESPRRGENFVTRKVTLAAARIRAGLQESVSLGDLDADRDWGYAKDYVYAMWKILQQDVPDDYVLATGVSRSIRNLLNIAFSHAGLRWQDYVRIDESFRRPADACQLLGNPRKAQHRLGWKHTVDFEELIKLMVDHDSELVRSSTR
- the gmd gene encoding GDP-mannose 4,6-dehydratase, with the protein product MRRRAFITGVTGQDGSYLAELLLEKDYEVHGLVRRSSTFGTERIDHIYRDPHSEGVQFHLHYGDLTDGQGLTNLVLDLEPDEIYNLGAQSHVRVSFDQPAYTLQATGAGALNVLEAARQLHKRKTVKVYQASSSEMFGDVIETPQTETTPFRPQSPYACAKVYAFHQTINYRASYDLFAVNGILFNHESPRRGETFVTRKITRAATRIKLGLQEKLFLGNLDARRDWGYAKDYVHGMWLMLQHETPQDFVLATGETQTVRRFAELVFEQLELDPDEFIEVDPRYFRPAEVDLLLGDASKAQTALGWKAKTTLEELAHLMVEHDLELARREAIVLNNRA
- a CDS encoding FAD-dependent oxidoreductase, translating into MLDSYDCIIVGGGGAGLAAAYSAACQGASVALLERRPQPGGTTGIAVGSFTAAGTRWQQRAGIDDNPEDHEEDVSLFADRELEARNNQPLRRFFLEHAAETLHWLQEELRLNYVGPSPEPPNRCSRMHNVVPGAKAYVVRFQLALRRLGATVITGAVVTQLLRENDRISGVEFHQGGKQYQLRARRGVLLATGDYANNPEMIARYKGEEYREIEGINPHALGLGHQLAEQVGARLVNMDITYGPELRFLPGSRRPFQQWLPTSGAAFRCMGWLAERMPGWMINHFIKRLLVTWQHPEDGLFQDGVILLNTRGQRFVNELSWPEREIAVARQPDKISYLLLDGRLCEKYSHWPKFISTAPDIAYAYIEDYLRLRPDVTLRSTRLESICQQRAIDLPGLKSTLNEFNRHVRDGTVDSFGRPAAEFPLDTGPWVLLGPVKAYFTTTEGGAAINQRFQVLDRQDQPIPGLFAAGQAGLGGMVLWSHGLHIGWAMTSGRLAGTEMAAKS
- a CDS encoding polysaccharide biosynthesis tyrosine autokinase; this encodes MQTIRGSNSLHQNFDNPWSALEGPEAGETGLDIWGFLRRRKSFVVVFAVFGAGLAYLLYQQKVPQYRSTARMEVIQRTSERIFDGMLSKDMLADASFVIPSPHVLRPAYKIHNLSKLETLRDIPEDEAMLVMSGGLSIMQLSQGIIELQFTGPNPYDATRIADAVVDEYIRRQKSTYASESEKLTNILQNDRSEIEARLVAAEKDYEDFMQRSRILATGNSDQSRSRLSVLNGQISQLDITEAEMSSRLGLFNQKLQDSGQRDALLLFIGREGQGETTTNTFRQRRQEKNIESERRLSEALLPLVVEAAIIEQKVGPDHPKLRAIRKRIDLVQREHARIEDLFPNSESDPESVAAPVDSELEVDYLLVYQKALRHELEQLHNQRSALRELATAAESQAQLVSKDEQAELRLRRKVDRLQEQYISIASKIGQTELNKDMSGVRATVIMPASSGVLVYPILYRFLGFGSVLGLLAGLTLGYLIEMADRRFRKPEDVIKEFGLPILGHIPYLKIDEERDDSNIASSDVNPVLVCAHSPQSRTAEAFRSIRTTVYFAASEHPRRVLQITSPAAGDGKSTLATNLAISLAQSGKKTILVESDFRRPNVHTIMGIPNTKGIVNVLKKELELADAIQSTDINDLSVITCGKVPENPAELLTRPEYEILLDSLRQQYEYVVIDTPPVLAVTDSKSVAPRVDTVIMCMRLSRHTRQLGRRALAQLRDIGANMAGIVVNGVEESDAYGYGYASYHYYDYRDYPHYKKYKTLQDVSEDTEPAIVSNLNAPEGKNT
- a CDS encoding O-antigen ligase family protein; translated protein: MQSESPSAARFGNAAVFILLTTVCLIPWVHGGNIPLARLILQAGGFTAALLSSVSCMLRNERPAFPPIIFPLGVVVAIGVLQLLPLHAPMASQMNHAVLAEIRHEFIDVKQTELTAGTASPADTRTTLAQLTSLMLLAITAFEQIRTRQTVAASLAVFTANASILSLLGIVQSFQNTLFLIQDQWWTGLGTPFATFINSNNAAGWLTLGLASSIGLLVLQLDTSFAARGHFHDRTPGVFSGAVRYVATLNLQQILVWFSIALITCAVIATRSRGGILATAVAFVVTILARSQKRRLTAILIVVMVGGTLTYSLMVFLSLDQTAALELSTLKDPAGELLVRIQHWRDSLNVVADFPVFGGGLGAYRYTTLPYQTRDAGVWFQHADNQYIEILVDAGIAGGIALLMIGLPTLVLAFCTTRRSIAGRTRGFVSSVGVVLLFATVSQMVTALVDFGAGMPAASSLFVVLVSMLSAMQNPDKQIDFRPSGRILSWAARFALITGTVSFTGDLLAAHKCYLIVIDGRKVESLPLSWNAIEAREKLLNQARLALRHRSDDAQTHELVSRLLSDITRSQFLKGLPELANPEQFQTAWTQTSCLGIARRIDSLRDEPDRQQYLRNVLEMYLDESGIVKHSQRLVSRIPFPGGVFRRTARWEAASTRLDQVNELQARARFIEPTKSKLGLELGELMLRNGRPSKAVSIWQHALNSDESLRYQILSVYSMTNALNDGFENFGPTTYAQAVIALTQSRSLGELTDRLRTQAAEFWNYRQLPPTKEYQQLRAGHLRHLGNLDDRIQWLEQCVHRQPDTIQFHQELATAYFTANRLSDSEDQWYEVLRIDSGNLSAARRIRAIKRKRQQMVKPSFPER